The Nostoc sp. 'Lobaria pulmonaria (5183) cyanobiont' genome window below encodes:
- a CDS encoding porin family protein, with the protein MKRLLKSFVTISALSSLIVAPFVLSAGQASAETKKGTDASYVGAGVAAGVTSGGQGINDDATFGGNVTGRAKLGNTPFSARGNVLWSDKTSAIIPELSVDVPIANRTNAYLTGGYSFVEKDGSPTPIGNRDSVVVGAGVESEVANNFLVYTNAKVGLGAYQNSDASAVSINGGIGYRFK; encoded by the coding sequence ATGAAACGCTTACTCAAGTCTTTCGTGACAATTTCTGCATTGTCTTCCTTAATAGTTGCTCCTTTTGTTCTATCAGCTGGTCAAGCTTCTGCTGAAACCAAAAAGGGTACTGATGCTAGTTATGTTGGTGCTGGTGTTGCAGCTGGCGTTACCAGTGGCGGACAAGGTATCAATGATGATGCCACATTTGGCGGTAATGTCACAGGTCGCGCAAAATTAGGAAATACACCATTTTCTGCACGCGGTAATGTCCTTTGGAGTGATAAAACAAGTGCCATAATTCCAGAACTTTCTGTGGATGTACCTATCGCTAATAGAACTAACGCCTATTTAACTGGTGGTTATTCTTTTGTAGAGAAAGATGGCTCACCAACTCCTATAGGTAACAGAGATTCTGTAGTGGTAGGTGCTGGTGTTGAATCGGAAGTTGCTAACAATTTCCTTGTCTACACTAATGCTAAAGTCGGACTTGGTGCCTACCAAAATAGCGATGCTTCTGCTGTTAGCATCAATGGTGGTATTGGTTATCGCTTCAAATAA
- a CDS encoding ADP-ribosylglycohydrolase family protein — protein sequence MLTAAKTLSGLMGLCVGDALGVPVEFTSRAERVKSPVTTMLGYGTWNQPPGTWSDDSSLSFCLAECLCRGYSLDAIANSFWRWYKEAYWTPRGDVFDIGQTTHTAIMRLKQGVVPHQAGGKVENSNGNGSLMRILPIAYCHRSLTLSELLARVHDVSAITHAHARSQMACGIYISIAVALLEGADLQTAYLQALQDIQTIYSVREFLLEKPHFGRVFSGEIAKVPVEEINSGGYVIDTLESSLWCLLNSSSYSEAVLKAVNLGGDTDTTAAVTGGLAGIYYGVENIPKQWMNQIARRQDIIYLAERFARAVYS from the coding sequence ATGCTAACCGCTGCAAAAACGTTATCTGGTTTGATGGGTTTATGTGTCGGTGATGCGTTGGGTGTGCCAGTGGAGTTTACTAGCCGTGCTGAACGAGTAAAATCTCCAGTGACAACGATGTTGGGTTATGGCACATGGAATCAACCACCAGGAACTTGGTCAGATGACAGTTCGTTAAGCTTTTGCTTGGCAGAATGCCTTTGTAGGGGGTATTCGTTGGATGCTATAGCCAATTCCTTCTGGCGCTGGTACAAGGAGGCTTACTGGACTCCCCGTGGCGATGTTTTTGATATTGGTCAAACAACCCACACAGCAATTATGCGCCTGAAACAGGGAGTTGTTCCCCATCAGGCGGGCGGTAAGGTTGAAAATAGTAATGGCAATGGTTCGTTGATGAGAATCTTGCCAATAGCTTATTGTCACAGAAGCTTGACTTTAAGTGAATTGCTGGCGCGGGTGCATGATGTTTCGGCGATTACTCATGCTCATGCGCGATCGCAAATGGCCTGCGGCATTTATATTAGTATTGCAGTGGCGCTCTTGGAAGGGGCTGACCTTCAAACAGCTTATCTACAAGCATTACAAGACATCCAAACAATTTATTCTGTGCGAGAATTTTTGTTAGAGAAGCCGCATTTTGGCAGAGTTTTCAGTGGTGAGATTGCCAAAGTACCAGTAGAAGAGATTAATTCTGGTGGTTATGTGATTGATACCTTGGAGTCATCCCTGTGGTGTTTATTAAATAGTTCGTCTTATTCTGAGGCGGTACTAAAAGCTGTTAACTTAGGCGGAGATACCGATACTACTGCCGCTGTCACTGGTGGGTTAGCGGGAATTTACTACGGGGTGGAAAATATTCCCAAACAATGGATGAACCAAATTGCTCGTAGACAAGACATTATTTACTTGGCAGAGCGCTTTGCTAGGGCTGTTTACAGCTAG
- a CDS encoding gamma-glutamyltransferase family protein has protein sequence MEFNLNHYPYHSHRRVILGKKYAVATSQHLATLAGIEMFLAGGNAVDAAVATAIALTVVEPTSNGIGSDAFAIVWDGKLHGLNASGRSPQQLNLKSYLGMEKIPQLGWLSVTVPGAVSAWYQLWNRWGKLPFEQLFTPAIRYAEQGFSLSPITAQYWQRQENIYLSLKSPEFQPFKQVFFPNDRAPQTGEVWGSLWFAETLKEIANSGTESFYRGKLAAAIANFSADTGGCLTKTDLANHQPIWCDPISTQYKQLQVWEIPPNGQGIAALMALNILEGLKIEKYARDSTESFHYQIEAMKLAFADVYSHVCDPDLMKVSVNQLLDKNYALQRQSLIEDTAITLANTGLTQGGTVYLCTADPDLMVSFIQSNYEGFGSGILIPETGISLQCRAAGFTLQEGHPNQVAPQKLPFHTIIPGFLTKDNQPLGPFGVMGAPMQPQGHLQMVVNLSDYQMNPQAALDAPRWRFLEGNKILLEKGVSSEIIAGLKKRGHNQEIASEIMFGKGQMILRHNGVLVAASESRSDGLALAY, from the coding sequence ATGGAGTTCAATCTCAATCATTATCCTTACCATTCCCACCGTCGAGTTATTTTAGGCAAAAAATATGCTGTTGCTACTAGTCAACATTTAGCAACCCTAGCAGGAATAGAAATGTTTTTAGCAGGAGGAAATGCAGTTGATGCTGCCGTTGCGACTGCGATTGCTTTAACCGTTGTTGAACCGACATCAAATGGAATTGGTTCAGATGCGTTTGCGATTGTTTGGGATGGGAAATTACATGGTCTTAATGCTTCTGGAAGAAGTCCTCAACAGCTGAATTTAAAATCATACTTAGGTATGGAAAAAATTCCTCAATTAGGATGGTTATCTGTAACTGTTCCTGGAGCAGTTTCTGCTTGGTATCAATTATGGAATCGCTGGGGAAAATTACCGTTTGAACAACTATTTACTCCAGCAATCCGTTATGCAGAACAAGGGTTTTCTTTGTCTCCCATAACTGCACAATATTGGCAACGTCAAGAAAATATTTATCTGTCTTTAAAATCTCCAGAATTTCAGCCGTTCAAGCAAGTATTTTTTCCTAACGATCGCGCTCCTCAAACAGGAGAAGTATGGGGAAGTTTATGGTTTGCAGAAACATTAAAAGAAATTGCTAATAGCGGCACAGAAAGCTTTTATCGAGGAAAATTAGCGGCGGCGATCGCTAATTTTTCTGCTGATACAGGAGGATGTTTAACAAAAACTGATTTAGCCAATCATCAACCCATTTGGTGCGATCCAATCTCAACTCAATACAAGCAATTACAAGTATGGGAAATCCCTCCCAATGGACAAGGAATTGCTGCGTTGATGGCACTGAATATTTTAGAAGGCTTGAAAATCGAAAAATATGCTCGTGATTCAACCGAAAGTTTCCACTATCAAATTGAAGCGATGAAACTTGCTTTCGCTGATGTTTATTCTCATGTTTGCGATCCAGATTTGATGAAGGTTTCTGTTAATCAGCTACTAGATAAAAATTATGCTCTACAGCGTCAATCCTTAATCGAAGATACAGCAATTACTCTAGCTAATACAGGATTAACTCAAGGAGGAACTGTTTATCTATGTACTGCCGATCCAGATTTAATGGTATCCTTCATTCAATCTAACTATGAAGGATTTGGTAGCGGTATTTTAATACCTGAAACTGGAATTTCTTTACAATGTCGGGCAGCAGGATTTACTTTACAAGAGGGACATCCTAATCAAGTTGCACCACAAAAACTTCCATTTCATACTATTATCCCCGGTTTTCTCACTAAAGACAATCAACCTTTAGGGCCTTTTGGGGTTATGGGTGCACCAATGCAACCACAAGGACACTTACAAATGGTAGTTAATTTATCTGACTATCAAATGAATCCTCAAGCTGCTTTAGATGCACCTAGATGGCGATTTTTAGAAGGCAATAAGATCCTTTTAGAAAAGGGTGTAAGTTCTGAAATTATTGCAGGCTTAAAAAAGCGAGGTCATAATCAGGAAATTGCTTCTGAAATAATGTTTGGTAAAGGTCAAATGATTCTGAGACATAATGGAGTGTTAGTTGCTGCTTCTGAATCTCGTTCTGATGGTTTAGCATTAGCATATTAA
- a CDS encoding malic enzyme-like NAD(P)-binding protein has product MADLTPNSSFSLTLRLQIPNRVGMLASVTQAIATTGGNLGQIDLIEQTRKESTRDLTVDAASTEHAETIVQAVKALPDIKLLSVYDRTFNLHRGGKISISSRIPLKSVSDLAMAYTPGVGRICTAIAQDPEEVYNLTIKQNTVAIVTDGSAVLGLGNLGPAAALPVMEGKAMLFKEFAGLDAFPICLATQDTEEIIQAVKNIAPVFGGVNLEDIAAPRCFEIEKRLRQELDIPVFHDDQHGTAIVTLAALFNSLKLVHKSMAEIRIVINGAGAAGVAIARLLRKAGAEKIWMCDSKGIISISRTDLTEEKLEFAVKAQGTLAGAMQGADVFIGVSAPGVLTPEMVHSMAKDAIVFAMANPIPEIQPELISKDVAVIATGRSDYPNQINNVLAFPGVFRGALDCRAQTITIKMYLEAASAIASLVKPSDLDREHIIPSVFDERVVTAVAAAVQRAAREEGIAQN; this is encoded by the coding sequence ATGGCAGACCTAACTCCCAATTCTAGTTTTAGTTTGACACTGCGCTTGCAGATTCCCAATCGTGTAGGGATGTTGGCGTCGGTAACACAGGCGATCGCAACCACTGGCGGTAATCTCGGTCAAATTGATTTAATCGAGCAAACCCGCAAAGAATCTACCCGCGATCTGACTGTGGATGCTGCTAGTACTGAGCACGCTGAAACCATTGTCCAAGCAGTCAAAGCATTGCCAGATATCAAGTTACTCAGTGTTTACGATCGCACCTTTAATTTGCATCGCGGTGGCAAAATCAGCATTAGCAGTAGAATTCCCCTGAAGAGTGTTTCCGATTTAGCAATGGCTTACACGCCTGGAGTCGGTCGAATTTGTACAGCGATCGCTCAAGACCCAGAGGAAGTTTACAACTTAACCATTAAACAAAACACTGTTGCCATTGTTACCGATGGTAGTGCCGTTTTGGGTTTGGGAAATCTCGGACCAGCAGCAGCCCTACCAGTCATGGAAGGCAAAGCAATGCTATTCAAGGAATTTGCGGGGCTGGATGCTTTTCCCATTTGTCTGGCCACCCAAGATACAGAAGAAATTATCCAAGCAGTTAAGAATATCGCTCCGGTGTTTGGGGGCGTGAATTTAGAGGATATTGCTGCACCTCGCTGCTTTGAAATTGAAAAGAGATTACGCCAAGAATTAGATATCCCCGTTTTTCATGACGACCAGCACGGTACAGCAATTGTCACCTTGGCAGCATTATTTAATTCTTTGAAACTGGTACATAAATCAATGGCGGAAATCCGCATTGTGATTAACGGTGCTGGGGCGGCGGGAGTGGCGATCGCTCGGTTACTCCGTAAAGCTGGGGCAGAAAAAATCTGGATGTGCGACTCTAAAGGGATTATCTCTATCAGTCGCACCGATTTGACAGAAGAAAAACTCGAATTTGCCGTGAAAGCTCAGGGTACGTTAGCGGGTGCAATGCAAGGGGCAGATGTGTTTATTGGTGTCAGCGCACCGGGAGTTTTGACACCAGAAATGGTGCATTCAATGGCGAAAGACGCAATTGTGTTTGCAATGGCAAATCCCATTCCAGAGATTCAGCCAGAATTAATTAGTAAAGATGTGGCTGTGATCGCGACCGGTCGCAGTGATTACCCAAATCAAATCAATAACGTCCTCGCTTTTCCTGGGGTATTTCGTGGTGCTTTAGATTGTCGGGCACAGACAATTACCATCAAAATGTACCTAGAAGCCGCAAGTGCGATCGCCTCTTTAGTTAAGCCTTCAGACTTGGATCGGGAACATATTATTCCTTCAGTGTTTGATGAGCGCGTCGTCACTGCTGTTGCTGCGGCTGTGCAACGTGCCGCGCGTGAAGAAGGCATCGCTCAGAATTAA
- a CDS encoding endonuclease domain-containing protein, with the protein MTENLNNSDFHLPYNPKLVERAKELRKNMTSAEKKLWYGYLRTFQFRVLRQRTINHFIVDFYCPILKVVIEIDGDSHFTDRGQDYDMERTHILEGYGLKVLRFTNSQVLNQFDSVCEMIQGLIPPNPP; encoded by the coding sequence ATAACAGAAAACCTCAATAATAGCGATTTCCATCTACCCTACAATCCAAAGCTTGTGGAAAGAGCAAAAGAACTTCGCAAAAACATGACTTCAGCAGAAAAGAAGCTTTGGTATGGATATCTGAGAACCTTTCAATTTCGCGTTTTAAGACAACGGACAATTAATCATTTCATCGTTGATTTCTACTGTCCGATTTTAAAAGTAGTGATAGAAATTGATGGGGATAGTCATTTTACAGATCGAGGTCAAGATTATGACATGGAGAGAACTCATATTCTGGAGGGCTATGGTTTAAAGGTTCTCAGGTTTACAAATAGCCAAGTTTTAAATCAGTTTGATAGTGTGTGTGAGATGATACAGGGTTTGATCCCCCCTAACCCCCCTTAA
- a CDS encoding Uma2 family endonuclease, with amino-acid sequence MSETQTQLPTDIWICASWQEYEQAIANLLNEKAKSYYYKGHMRLEIARVSFDHGKDHVVIIFAVTLFAALKGILATGLDTTTFRKTGVQDCQPDVAYYLRERAQTIPAGTGIVNLDRYPVPDLVIEIAKTSLLDDLGTKRSLYEELSVAEYWVVDVQNAQIIAYAMAEQGSKRIQESQVLPGLAMFTLEEALRRSREMNQSEVGAWLLSQFQQKEYC; translated from the coding sequence ATGAGTGAAACTCAGACCCAGTTACCGACAGATATATGGATTTGTGCTTCTTGGCAAGAGTATGAGCAAGCGATCGCTAACTTGCTCAACGAGAAGGCAAAGAGTTACTACTATAAGGGGCACATGAGGCTGGAGATCGCACGAGTTAGTTTTGATCATGGTAAAGACCATGTTGTAATTATTTTTGCAGTGACTCTATTTGCGGCACTTAAAGGAATACTGGCGACAGGTTTAGACACAACCACTTTTCGTAAAACTGGAGTTCAGGACTGTCAGCCCGATGTAGCGTATTACCTTAGAGAACGTGCCCAAACTATCCCAGCAGGTACAGGAATCGTCAACCTTGATCGGTATCCTGTACCAGATTTAGTGATTGAGATTGCGAAAACATCTCTGCTGGATGACTTAGGTACAAAGCGATCGCTCTATGAAGAGTTAAGCGTTGCTGAATATTGGGTAGTAGATGTTCAAAATGCCCAAATCATTGCTTATGCTATGGCAGAGCAGGGTAGTAAACGTATTCAAGAATCACAAGTATTGCCGGGATTGGCGATGTTTACTTTAGAGGAAGCTTTACGCCGTAGCCGTGAGATGAATCAATCTGAAGTTGGGGCTTGGTTATTGAGCCAGTTTCAGCAAAAGGAGTATTGTTAA
- a CDS encoding DUF2079 domain-containing protein, producing the protein MSHIKVIIGISSLILFISSSLRHELFNSSGDLAFFDQCIYLISQGKPPVSSVLGFHLLADHAAWILYPLALLYKIYPSVYWLFAVQSVALALGALPTYFLALQAGLKENLAVAIVAVYLMYPVVYNSNLCDFHPDTIAVPALLFAVLTARSRKIAWFCVSILVVLGCKAVLSLTVVAMGIWLLLFEKRRLYGAIAIISGTIWFLIANWMIIPYFGSEATLLNRHLYRYSYLGNSFSEMLQILLFQPKIIFNNLFSTINLEYLCFLFLPVIWGFRPQYLTPLISIIPCIALNLLADHPSQKNLVLHYSLPAIPFLILVLIASLAAGKAWLKQRRAIILWSLLCFFAFGKYGFFSSKYLHNIDNWAATKEAIALVKTKDSVLTTDIITPHLTHRQLISFKYNPSQNIAELNKFYYVLLNVRHSGWAASSESLSNLVNILKNQSNFHFEYQQDDVYLFEKTIS; encoded by the coding sequence ATGAGTCATATTAAAGTAATTATCGGCATTAGTAGCTTAATTTTATTTATCTCCAGTAGCTTACGACACGAATTATTTAATTCATCTGGGGATTTAGCATTTTTTGACCAATGTATTTACTTAATTAGTCAAGGAAAACCGCCAGTTTCTTCTGTACTTGGTTTTCATCTGTTAGCCGATCATGCTGCTTGGATTTTATATCCTTTGGCTTTACTGTACAAAATTTACCCTAGCGTTTATTGGCTGTTTGCAGTACAGTCTGTTGCTTTAGCGTTAGGTGCTTTACCTACATATTTTCTGGCGCTGCAAGCAGGTTTAAAAGAAAATTTAGCAGTCGCAATAGTGGCTGTATATCTAATGTATCCGGTGGTGTACAATAGCAATCTCTGTGATTTTCACCCTGATACGATCGCAGTCCCTGCCCTTTTGTTCGCAGTTTTGACCGCTAGATCGAGAAAAATAGCTTGGTTTTGCGTCAGTATTCTTGTGGTATTGGGTTGTAAAGCTGTATTATCACTGACTGTAGTTGCAATGGGGATTTGGTTACTCTTGTTTGAAAAGCGACGTTTATATGGTGCGATCGCAATTATTAGTGGAACAATATGGTTTTTGATTGCTAACTGGATGATCATCCCTTATTTTGGTAGCGAAGCAACCTTATTGAACCGTCATCTTTATCGCTATAGCTATTTGGGAAACTCATTTTCCGAAATGCTACAAATATTACTGTTTCAACCCAAAATCATTTTTAACAACCTTTTTTCAACTATAAACTTAGAATATTTATGTTTTTTATTTTTACCTGTTATTTGGGGTTTCAGACCACAATACCTCACACCATTGATAAGTATAATTCCTTGTATAGCACTAAATTTACTTGCCGATCATCCTTCACAAAAAAATCTGGTTTTACATTATTCTTTACCAGCAATTCCATTTCTTATTTTAGTTTTAATTGCCAGCCTAGCAGCAGGTAAAGCATGGCTAAAACAAAGACGAGCAATTATTTTGTGGTCATTACTTTGCTTTTTCGCTTTCGGAAAATATGGTTTCTTTAGCTCAAAATACCTCCACAATATAGATAATTGGGCAGCCACAAAAGAGGCGATCGCTCTAGTGAAGACTAAAGATAGCGTTTTAACTACAGATATAATTACTCCACATTTAACCCACAGACAGTTAATTAGTTTTAAATATAATCCTTCCCAAAATATTGCTGAATTGAATAAGTTTTATTATGTCTTGCTAAATGTTCGCCATTCAGGTTGGGCTGCAAGTTCCGAATCTCTTTCTAACTTAGTAAATATATTGAAAAACCAGTCAAATTTTCACTTTGAATATCAACAAGATGATGTATATCTTTTTGAAAAAACTATTAGTTAA
- a CDS encoding ArnT family glycosyltransferase, whose product MRLFREKEWLFSLLVISLFLWLIFLGNSPLRDWDEGTVAQVAREIWRAPLGSMHWLYPTLGGEPYHNKPPLMHLLIAWTYSIGGVNEWTTRLPGAVLTALGVPLLYLVGCLLFNQSLPALFSALVYLTMLPVVRHGRLAMLDGTTITFFLLLLFCLLKARQNRQYALGIGFCLGLIALTKGMIVLPLGAIACLFLIADRQFALLTSPYLLVGIFLGNAPAIAWFAAQWQHYGETFFQVNFQTQTFDRLTQSVEGHSGPPWYYLIELIKYSFPWLLFLPSGFYLAWKKRHTSWGHLIIISTIVYLGSISLMRTKLPWYVMPVYPFLALAIGARLSEIWQYGHFKVRTWIIFMAIIAIAGLGGCVYFILAKKEPILIVMSIVLAISMSAVVWLISQRDRNFIPVLFSGMYLVLALLMSSQSWIWELKEAFPVKPVAELIRANVSPGTQIYTSFAYGRPSLDFYCDCKITPATVPILKKMLSNKSYLLLDNGALQQINITGSKIIGATKEFTLVSL is encoded by the coding sequence ATGCGTCTATTCCGAGAAAAAGAATGGTTATTTAGCCTACTGGTAATATCTCTATTTCTATGGCTGATATTTTTGGGAAACTCCCCTTTACGAGATTGGGATGAAGGTACTGTGGCACAGGTTGCTCGTGAAATTTGGCGTGCCCCACTTGGTTCAATGCATTGGCTTTACCCCACTTTGGGAGGAGAACCTTATCATAATAAGCCACCCCTGATGCACTTGTTAATTGCTTGGACTTATTCGATCGGCGGCGTGAATGAGTGGACAACGCGTCTACCGGGTGCAGTGTTAACTGCTTTGGGAGTGCCTTTGCTTTACTTGGTGGGATGTTTGCTTTTTAACCAAAGTTTACCAGCTCTGTTTAGCGCTTTAGTTTACCTGACGATGTTGCCTGTGGTGCGTCACGGACGGCTAGCAATGCTAGATGGTACAACTATTACCTTTTTCTTACTGCTGTTGTTTTGTTTGTTAAAAGCACGTCAAAATCGTCAATATGCTCTAGGTATAGGATTTTGTTTAGGGTTGATCGCTCTCACCAAAGGGATGATAGTTTTGCCGCTAGGAGCGATCGCTTGTTTGTTCCTGATTGCAGATCGGCAGTTTGCTTTGTTAACAAGCCCCTATTTATTAGTGGGAATATTTTTAGGAAATGCACCAGCGATCGCTTGGTTTGCTGCTCAATGGCAACATTATGGCGAAACTTTCTTCCAAGTGAACTTTCAAACACAAACCTTTGATCGCCTGACACAATCTGTTGAAGGTCATAGTGGGCCACCCTGGTACTATTTAATTGAGTTAATTAAGTATAGTTTTCCGTGGCTATTATTTTTACCGTCAGGTTTTTATCTAGCTTGGAAAAAACGTCATACTTCCTGGGGTCATCTAATTATAATCAGCACAATTGTTTATTTAGGAAGTATCTCTTTAATGAGAACTAAACTCCCGTGGTATGTTATGCCTGTATATCCATTTTTAGCTTTAGCAATTGGTGCTAGACTTAGCGAAATTTGGCAGTATGGTCATTTTAAGGTGCGAACTTGGATAATATTTATGGCTATTATTGCGATTGCTGGCTTAGGAGGTTGTGTTTACTTTATTCTTGCAAAAAAAGAGCCTATTTTAATAGTCATGAGCATTGTTTTGGCAATAAGTATGAGTGCAGTAGTCTGGTTAATTAGCCAACGCGATCGCAACTTTATTCCAGTGCTATTTTCTGGGATGTACTTAGTTTTAGCACTGTTGATGAGTTCGCAATCATGGATTTGGGAATTAAAGGAAGCTTTTCCAGTTAAACCAGTAGCAGAATTAATTCGGGCAAATGTTTCACCAGGAACACAAATTTATACTTCTTTTGCTTATGGGCGTCCCAGTTTAGACTTTTACTGCGATTGTAAGATAACTCCTGCAACTGTGCCAATTTTAAAAAAAATGTTATCTAATAAATCTTATTTGCTGTTAGACAATGGTGCTTTACAGCAAATTAATATAACTGGTAGTAAAATTATTGGAGCGACTAAAGAATTCACGCTTGTTTCCCTATAA
- a CDS encoding EamA family transporter, producing MNVSNQTKIAIASLFLGVGAISFGSIFMKLSEIELSPSATVFNRFWLASVVFLLWHGYKAIWQRFSLDKPIEQQPYTSQDLLLLLGAGILWAATLVLLAWSLTQTSVAISSVLHNLAPIFTSLGVWLLFRQGFENQFLIGMVIALGGAIAIEFEELQIATDEVQGSLAAIVSAIFLSAYLLIIEGGRRQEADSTTLASSRTLTEKQAMRSVSQRASDNITPALLDNQSIEQKPFTSQEVWTQLTRLIQFMTKASEKTLLRLVKSPFNRFLNSLPFPVPGYLPIGIILAVVIRLVCVPNKSVDYKFFLARWYDFIASHGGLNALKYSFADYTPPYLYWIVIAATLLSGLPKIFAIKLFAMTVDFLCGFLTYKIVRLKYPEGNKPIFAFLAVILSPTVIYNSALWGQCDSIYTTGMIACIYFLCIQKEIPALLSFGVGLSFKLQAMFLAPLLLALLLKKRIHWYYLPLIPAVYIILVLPSWLMGRPIQELLLVYFNQANKYKELAKGAPNIYQWIPNNFYNIVVPIGLTLTVSAIFLLAYIVYKSKLKITHNRLIHLATISVLFMPYILPKMHERYFYPADILSIIFAFYFPRYFWVAIVVQMASFFSYLGTPIFIQLFSVPLGFALWFVVRKCDLIYPKLNFREYVSKG from the coding sequence ATGAATGTATCCAATCAAACGAAGATAGCGATCGCTTCATTATTTCTAGGTGTAGGTGCCATATCTTTTGGCTCTATTTTTATGAAATTGAGCGAAATTGAACTCAGCCCCAGCGCCACTGTCTTTAATCGCTTTTGGCTTGCTAGTGTGGTCTTCTTGCTCTGGCATGGATACAAGGCAATATGGCAGCGATTTTCCTTAGATAAACCTATAGAACAGCAACCCTACACCAGCCAGGATCTTTTGCTATTGCTAGGTGCTGGTATTCTTTGGGCTGCCACTTTAGTTTTGTTGGCTTGGTCGCTGACTCAAACTAGCGTTGCGATTTCTAGTGTGTTGCATAATCTCGCTCCCATATTTACTAGCTTAGGGGTGTGGTTGTTATTTCGTCAGGGTTTTGAGAACCAATTCCTGATTGGGATGGTTATTGCCCTTGGGGGAGCGATCGCTATTGAATTTGAGGAGTTGCAAATTGCCACAGATGAGGTTCAAGGAAGCTTGGCTGCGATCGTTTCGGCGATTTTCTTGAGTGCATACCTGCTGATCATTGAAGGAGGCAGGAGGCAGGAGGCAGATAGCACAACGTTAGCGAGTTCACGTACTCTTACAGAGAAGCAAGCTATGCGCAGCGTCTCGCAGAGAGCGTCGGATAATATTACTCCTGCCTTGCTTGATAACCAATCCATAGAACAGAAGCCTTTTACAAGTCAAGAAGTGTGGACACAGCTAACGAGACTGATACAATTTATGACGAAAGCTTCCGAAAAAACATTATTAAGATTAGTGAAATCTCCGTTTAATAGGTTCTTAAACTCTCTGCCATTCCCGGTTCCTGGATACTTGCCTATTGGGATTATATTAGCAGTGGTGATTCGATTGGTTTGTGTTCCAAATAAATCGGTGGATTACAAGTTTTTTTTGGCGCGTTGGTATGATTTCATTGCATCTCATGGTGGGTTGAACGCTCTTAAATATAGTTTTGCTGATTATACGCCGCCCTACCTATATTGGATTGTAATTGCTGCCACCCTGCTTTCTGGATTGCCGAAAATTTTCGCAATTAAGCTTTTTGCGATGACTGTTGATTTTCTTTGTGGTTTTTTAACTTATAAAATTGTTCGACTAAAATACCCAGAGGGTAATAAACCAATCTTTGCTTTTTTGGCAGTTATTTTAAGTCCGACTGTTATATATAATAGTGCCCTCTGGGGTCAATGTGACAGCATCTATACAACAGGAATGATTGCTTGTATTTACTTTTTGTGTATTCAAAAAGAAATTCCTGCCTTGCTCAGTTTTGGTGTCGGACTTTCTTTTAAGTTACAAGCGATGTTTTTAGCACCTCTATTATTAGCTCTTTTATTGAAAAAAAGAATTCATTGGTATTATTTACCATTAATTCCAGCGGTATATATAATTTTAGTTTTGCCATCGTGGTTGATGGGAAGACCGATACAAGAATTGCTGTTAGTATACTTTAACCAAGCTAATAAATATAAAGAATTGGCTAAAGGTGCGCCGAATATTTATCAATGGATTCCTAACAATTTTTATAATATTGTTGTCCCTATCGGTTTAACATTAACTGTATCTGCAATATTTTTATTAGCATACATTGTTTATAAAAGTAAACTAAAAATTACTCATAACAGACTGATACACCTAGCCACCATCTCAGTTTTGTTTATGCCATATATCTTGCCCAAAATGCACGAAAGATATTTTTATCCTGCCGATATTCTTTCGATTATCTTTGCTTTTTACTTCCCTCGATATTTTTGGGTAGCTATAGTTGTGCAAATGGCATCATTTTTCAGCTATTTGGGAACTCCCATATTTATCCAGTTATTTTCAGTACCTTTAGGTTTTGCTCTCTGGTTTGTTGTGCGAAAGTGCGATCTGATTTATCCAAAGCTAAATTTTAGAGAGTATGTATCTAAAGGATAA